A window from Brucella sp. BE17 encodes these proteins:
- a CDS encoding acyl carrier protein: MSSTFDKVADIIAETSEIDRDTITPESHTIDDLGIDSLDFLDIVFAIDKAFGIKIPLEQWTQEVNEGKVPTEEYFVLKNLCAKIDELVAAKKA, translated from the coding sequence TTGTCCTCTACTTTCGACAAAGTCGCCGACATCATCGCCGAAACCAGTGAAATCGACCGTGATACGATCACGCCAGAAAGCCACACTATTGATGATCTGGGTATCGATAGCCTTGATTTCCTCGACATCGTTTTCGCGATCGATAAAGCTTTCGGCATCAAGATTCCGCTGGAACAGTGGACGCAGGAAGTCAACGAAGGCAAGGTTCCGACGGAAGAATATTTCGTTTTGAAAAACCTCTGCGCCAAGATCGACGAACTGGTCGCAGCCAAGAAGGCC